The following proteins are co-located in the Poecile atricapillus isolate bPoeAtr1 chromosome 2, bPoeAtr1.hap1, whole genome shotgun sequence genome:
- the MCM4 gene encoding DNA replication licensing factor MCM4 — translation MSSPASTPSRRRGKRGRGSNPSTPQDARSPPSQKRRTDDSTSTGDLQPMPTSPPADVQSPGAADALFSSPPQFRHSAIPLDFDISSPLTYGTPSSRVEGTPRSGVRGTPVRQRPDLGSVRKARQVDLHSDGLAEDIAATEQSLGQKLVIWGTDVNVASCKEKFQRFLQRFIDPVDKEDEDIGLDLNEPRYMQRLHEINMVGEPFLNVNCDHLRSFDENLYRQLICYPQEVIPTFDMAANEIFFDRYPDSILEHQIQVRPYNALKTRNMRNLNPEDIDQLITISGMVIRSSQLIPEMQEAFFRCQVCAFTTRVEIDRGRIAEPSVCKNCNTTHSMALIHNRSMFSDKQMIKLQESPEDMPAGQTPHTVALYAHNDLVDKVQPGDRVNVTGIYRAVPIRVNPRVSSVNSVYKTHIDVIHYRKTDSTRLHCVDEETEQKRFTEERVEMLKELSKKADIYERLALALAPSIYEHEDIKKGILLQLFGGSRKDFTHTGRGSFRADINILLCGDPGTSKSQLLQYVYNLVPRGQYTSGKGSSAVGLTAYVMKDPETRQLVLQTGALVLSDNGICCIDEFDKMSESTRSVLHEVMEQQTLSIAKAGIICQLNARTSILAAANPIESQWNPKKTTIENIQLPHTLLSRFDLIFLMLDPRDEAYDRRLARHLVSLYYRSEENMEEEYMDMAVLRDYIAYARSYVNPRLGEEASQALIEAYVDMRKIGSGRGMVSAYPRQLESLIRLAEAHAKVRFSEKVEAIDVEEAKRLHREALKQSATDPKTGIVDISILTTGMSVTARKRKEELAQALRKLIQSKGKAPSLKYQQLLDDLRAQSDIAVTKEMFEEALRALADEDFLTVTGKTVRLL, via the exons ATGTCGTCGCCAGCCTCCACTCCCAGCCGCCGACGGGGCAAGCGCGGTCGGGGCAGCAACCCCTCGACTC CACAAGATGCTCGCTCTCCTCCTTCCCAGAAGCGTCGGACAGACGACTCCACCTCCACCGGGGACCTGCAGCCCATGCCCACGTCCCCGCCCGCCGACGTGCAGAGCCCCGGCGCCGCGGATGCGCTGTTCTCCAGCCCGCCGCAGTTCCGGCACTCCG CCATTCCTCTTGACTTTGACATCAGTTCACCTCTGACTTACGGTACACCCAGCTCCAGGGTAGAGGGTACACCACGAAGTGGTGTACGAGGAACTCCAGTCAGGCAGAGGCCGGATCTTGGGTCGGTCCGTAAAGCCAGACAAGTGGATTTACACTCCGATGGG CTGGCTGAGGATATAGCAGCAACCGAGCAATCTCTTGGACAAAAGCTTGTTATTTGGGGAACAGATGTTAACGTGGcctcctgcaaagaaaaattccag AGATTTCTCCAGCGCTTTATTGATCCGGTGGATAAAGAGGATGAAGACATTGGCCTGGATCTTAACGAGCCACGCTATATGCAACGACTTCATGAG ATTAATATGGTTGGGGAACCGTTCCTGAATGTAAATTGTGACCATCTAAGATCATTTGATGAAAATCTCTACAGGCAACTGATCTGCTATCCTCAG GAAGTTATCCCAACATTTGACATGGCTGCCAATGAGATCTTTTTTGATCGTTACCCTGATTCAATACTAGAGCATCAAATTCAAGTAAGGCCGTATAATGCACTGAAGACCAGGAATATGAGAAATCTAAACCCCGAAG ACATTGATCAACTCATCACCATCAGTGGCATGGTCATCAGAAGCTCACAGTTAATTCCTGAGATGCAGGAAGCATTTTTTAGGTGCCAGGTTTGCGCTTTCACCACCAGAGTGGAAATCGACCGTGGCAGGATTGCTGAGCCATCAGTGTGTAAGAACTGCAACACAACGCACAGTATGGCGCTGATTCACAATAGATCCATGTTCTCTGACAAACAGATG ATCAAACTGCAGGAGTCTCCTGAAGATATGCCAGCTGGACAGACCCCGCATACGGTGGCACTCTATGCTCACAATGACCTTGTTGATAAAGTTCAGCCAGGTGACAGAGTTAACGTCACAG GTATCTACAGGGCAGTCCCCATTCGAGTTAATCCCCGCGTCAGCAGCGTAAACTCCGTGTATAAGACCCACATTGACGTGATACACTATCGCAAGACAGACTCCACACGCCTGCACTGTGTTGATGAAGAAACCGAGCAAAAGAGGTTTACAGAGGAACGTGTGGAAATGCTCAAAGAGCTTTCTAAAAAAGCAGACATATATGAGAGGCTTGCTTTAGCATTGGCTCCAAGTATCTATGAGCATGAAGATATCAAAAAG GGTATTCTGCTTCAGCTTTTTGGCGGATCAAGAAAGGATTTTACTCACACAGGAAGAGGGAGTTTTCGTGCAGACATCAAcattcttctctgtggtgaTCCTGGTACTAGTaaatcccagctgctccagtaTGTGTATAACCTGGTTCCTCGAGGCCAGTATACTTCTGGCAAAGGCTCAAGTGCAGTTGGTCTTACTGCATACGTGATGAAGGATCCAGAAACACGGCAGCTGGTTCTTCAGACAGGAGCTCTAGTACTTAGTGACAATGGCATTTGCTGCATTGATGAGTTTGATAAAATGAGTGAAAGCACAAGGTCAGTTCTACATGAAGTAATGGAACAACAGACACTCTCCATTGCAAAG GCTGGAATTATTTGCCAATTGAATGCTCGTACATCTATCCTAGCAGCAGCTAATCCTATAGAATCACAGTGGAATCCAAAAAAGACTACTATTGAGAACATTCAGCTTCCTCATACATTGCTGTCAAG ATTTGACTTGATCTTTTTGATGTTGGATCCACGTGATGAAGCTTATGACAGACGCCTTGCTCGCCATTTGGTTTCACTGTACTACCGAAGTGAAGAAAATATGGAGGAGGAATACATGGATATGGCAGTGTTGAGGGATTACATTGCATATGCTCGTAGTTATGTAAATCCCAGATTAGGTGAAGAAGCAAGCCAAGCCCTCATTGAG GCATACGTGGACATGAGGAAGATTGGCAGTGGCAGGGGAATGGTTTCCGCGTACCCCCGGCAGCTGGAGTCTCTGATCCGGCTGGCAGAGGCGCACGCCAAGGTGCGCTTCTCTGAGAAGGTTGAAGCAATTGACGTGGAGGAAGCAAAACGCCTCCATCGGGAAGCACTGAAACAATCTGCTACTGATCCAAAGACCGGAATTGTGGACATATCCATTCTCACAACAG GAATGAGCGTAACAGCTCGTAAGCGGAAAGAGGAATTAGCTCAAGCCTTACGGAAGCTCATCCAATCAAAGGGTAAAGCACCATCCTTGAAGTACCAACAGCTTTTGGATGATCTCCGAGCACAGTCTGATATA GCTGTCACGAAGGAAATGTTTGAAGAAGCACTTCGTGCTTTGGCTGATGAGGACTTCCTGACTGTGACTGGAAAGActgtgaggctgctgtga